A single genomic interval of Halalkalibaculum roseum harbors:
- a CDS encoding class I SAM-dependent methyltransferase, with product MNSGRFSKTAAYVAIKFYGLTQIELYRKLFDEEVITFYDRIVAALPLPLKRYHSFLKQAWFRSLCIFLEESLLPGDLMHILMRKFYISSSIDRLITQGYSQIIILGAGFDHIGVTYSRKGISCLELDTASVIEIKKHFLELHAYSNSKLNSYPVNIYRTGLSDLLPGIPSIDPDARTIVIAEGFFDYLTPQKCSETLNALTHFFRSDLKFISTVFSLEQLTSFHAFVFENAVKAVGEKLQLHASIEEFRNILMKNNFQIKHILQNNEMYNENNVLKNSNLAILPGFYLLEAGKSK from the coding sequence ATGAATTCCGGACGTTTTAGTAAAACAGCCGCTTATGTTGCTATAAAGTTCTATGGGTTGACTCAGATTGAACTTTACCGGAAGCTATTCGACGAAGAGGTTATCACCTTCTATGATCGCATTGTCGCCGCTCTTCCCTTACCGCTCAAACGTTATCATTCATTTTTAAAACAGGCGTGGTTCCGTTCTCTATGCATTTTTCTGGAAGAGTCACTGCTGCCCGGGGATTTGATGCATATACTCATGCGTAAATTCTACATTTCTTCGAGCATTGACCGGTTAATAACACAAGGGTATTCCCAAATAATCATACTGGGAGCCGGTTTTGATCATATCGGAGTTACATATTCCCGGAAAGGCATCTCCTGCTTGGAACTAGATACAGCCTCTGTCATAGAAATAAAGAAGCATTTTCTGGAACTCCATGCCTATTCCAATTCCAAATTGAACTCTTACCCGGTAAATATATACCGAACCGGTCTTTCTGATCTATTGCCCGGGATACCAAGTATTGATCCCGATGCCAGGACAATAGTAATCGCAGAAGGATTCTTTGATTATCTGACTCCTCAGAAATGCTCTGAAACGTTAAATGCCCTGACTCATTTTTTTAGAAGCGATCTGAAATTTATCAGTACCGTATTTTCTTTAGAGCAACTGACTTCTTTTCATGCATTCGTGTTTGAAAATGCCGTAAAAGCAGTTGGCGAAAAACTGCAGTTGCACGCAAGTATTGAGGAATTCAGGAATATTTTGATGAAAAATAATTTCCAGATCAAACACATTTTGCAAAACAATGAGATGTATAATGAAAATAATGTACTTAAAAACTCTAATTTGGCTATTTTGCCCGGTTTTTATCTATTAGAGGCCGGTAAAAGCAAGTGA
- a CDS encoding RluA family pseudouridine synthase, with the protein MEHTETDPDIPIVYEDRHLLIIDKPHNLLSQEDHTGDADVLRLCKEYLNKQSSASGGSYLGLVQRLDRPVGGLMVLAKDSATARSLSKQISDRLVQKTYLAVVYGSPPANGVLTHYLLKDQQKNVVETASEKNKNAKKAVLSFAKLLEVDHLSLLSIHLQTGRPHQIRVQLSEEGYPIWGDYKYGTQNKPDGRTIALRASELIFKHPKTQKEMHFELPPPEEHPWNRFSN; encoded by the coding sequence ATGGAACATACTGAAACAGATCCTGATATTCCTATTGTCTATGAAGACCGGCACTTACTGATAATAGACAAACCCCACAACCTGTTGTCGCAGGAAGATCATACCGGAGATGCCGATGTACTGCGGTTATGCAAGGAATACCTGAATAAACAGAGTTCCGCTTCGGGAGGAAGCTATCTGGGGCTTGTACAGAGATTAGATCGGCCGGTAGGCGGCTTAATGGTACTGGCTAAAGACTCAGCCACAGCCCGATCGCTCTCAAAGCAAATTAGTGATAGACTGGTGCAGAAAACATACCTGGCAGTGGTATATGGCTCACCTCCTGCAAACGGTGTCCTGACTCATTACCTGCTAAAAGATCAACAAAAAAATGTTGTGGAAACAGCTTCCGAAAAGAACAAAAATGCAAAAAAGGCAGTACTATCGTTTGCAAAGCTTCTAGAGGTTGATCATCTAAGCCTTCTTTCCATTCACCTCCAGACAGGCCGTCCGCATCAGATACGGGTTCAGCTCTCCGAGGAAGGTTATCCTATTTGGGGAGATTACAAGTATGGAACACAAAACAAACCGGATGGCAGAACCATAGCACTACGTGCCTCAGAGCTTATATTTAAACATCCTAAAACGCAAAAAGAGATGCACTTCGAGTTACCGCCACCTGAGGAACATCCCTGGAATCGCTTTAGCAACTGA
- a CDS encoding sodium:solute symporter family protein, protein MESWVIILIVCGIYLALTLAMGIIPGLKVSDSVTGFVAGDRSMNLLILYFVMGASIFSSFAFLGGPGWAYSRGAAAFYIIAYGITGMIPLYFFGPKVRRLGEKFGFVTQAEILEDRFNSRALSVILALVSIIVFIPYLTLQMKGAGFVLTTISEGAIPEWLGAGIAYLVVLAYVYFSGVMGVGWTNTFQGLFMMAIAWFIGLYLPIKLFGGVGEMFSQIAASDFSSMLTAPGLGGDGRPWDWWGFSSAVLVSAIGFSVWPHFFMRAFAANSDRTMKLTVVLYPTFQLFMIPILIIGFTAILAFPGVEPADTILPYVLTQLDLPIIIIGLVCAGTLAASMSSGDAILHSAASIGVRDGLSKFLPERFQTDRKQRHLIRWFVVIISLIAYYFAIISDIPIVNLLLGAYGGVAQIFPLVFCMFYWKRANRAGALSGLMGGIAVTLLFLFYPEWRPFPIHEGIYGLIVNILLLVGVSLTTEPESEQILNRYENA, encoded by the coding sequence ATGGAAAGCTGGGTAATTATTTTAATAGTTTGTGGGATCTATCTTGCCCTGACGCTTGCTATGGGTATCATTCCCGGATTGAAAGTCAGTGACAGCGTAACAGGATTTGTGGCCGGCGATCGGAGCATGAATTTGCTGATCCTCTATTTTGTGATGGGGGCATCGATATTCTCATCCTTCGCTTTCCTGGGAGGTCCAGGGTGGGCTTACTCAAGAGGCGCTGCAGCGTTCTACATCATTGCCTATGGAATTACAGGTATGATCCCGCTTTATTTCTTCGGGCCAAAGGTAAGACGACTCGGAGAAAAATTCGGTTTCGTTACCCAGGCCGAAATTTTGGAAGACCGTTTTAACAGCCGGGCCTTATCCGTAATACTAGCACTTGTGAGTATCATTGTTTTTATCCCTTATCTCACCCTGCAGATGAAAGGAGCCGGCTTTGTACTCACCACTATAAGCGAAGGTGCCATTCCCGAATGGCTTGGGGCGGGAATCGCATATCTGGTGGTACTCGCCTATGTCTATTTTAGCGGTGTTATGGGAGTTGGCTGGACCAATACCTTCCAAGGCCTGTTTATGATGGCTATAGCGTGGTTTATCGGCCTTTATCTGCCTATCAAGCTATTTGGCGGTGTCGGAGAAATGTTCAGCCAAATTGCAGCCAGTGATTTCAGTTCCATGCTGACTGCTCCCGGATTGGGAGGTGATGGAAGACCATGGGATTGGTGGGGGTTCAGCTCGGCAGTGCTGGTTTCCGCAATTGGCTTTTCGGTCTGGCCGCATTTTTTTATGAGAGCCTTTGCAGCAAACAGTGACCGTACTATGAAACTTACGGTAGTACTCTACCCTACCTTCCAGCTTTTCATGATCCCCATCCTGATTATAGGCTTCACTGCGATATTGGCTTTTCCCGGTGTGGAACCGGCTGATACGATATTGCCTTATGTGCTGACACAGCTTGACCTGCCTATTATCATCATCGGACTGGTATGCGCCGGTACATTAGCTGCTTCTATGTCGTCAGGCGATGCTATTCTTCATTCTGCGGCTTCAATCGGTGTACGCGACGGATTATCAAAATTTCTCCCGGAGCGATTTCAAACAGACCGGAAACAACGACATTTGATTCGTTGGTTCGTAGTAATCATAAGCCTGATAGCTTACTATTTTGCCATCATCTCGGATATCCCGATTGTTAACCTTCTTCTGGGTGCCTATGGCGGAGTGGCACAGATTTTCCCGCTGGTCTTCTGTATGTTTTACTGGAAACGTGCCAACCGTGCAGGAGCACTCTCCGGACTGATGGGTGGTATCGCTGTCACCCTGCTTTTTCTATTTTACCCAGAGTGGCGTCCCTTTCCTATACATGAGGGCATTTACGGATTGATCGTCAACATACTTCTGTTGGTTGGGGTAAGCCTGACTACAGAGCCAGAATCGGAGCAGATATTGAATCGATACGAAAATGCCTGA
- a CDS encoding glycoside hydrolase family 3 N-terminal domain-containing protein, translating into MNTHRTFSTILTCLIAMLFFNTAYSQQSSPYDEEEIAEKVDSVMQKMTLTDKVGEMTQLSIDMISEGQPYNLDEPHQLSDEKLKEVLVENRVGSILNVGGHAYTAEHWREIIRKIQEVAMNEKPTGIPVIYGIDTIHGANYTLGSTLFPQQIAIAATWDPQFAYRGAEVGAYETRASYIPWAFSPVLDIGRDARWPRLWETFGEDVHLAKQMGAAMVEGYQGEDAGGPYHVAATMKHFLGYSLPITGKDRTQAWIPERQLREYVLPTFKAAVESGALTVMINSGEMNGIPVHTNKDILTGLLRDELGFEGIAVSDWEDIIYLQSRHKVAKTYKEAIELAVNAGVDMSMVPLDLQFPKLLKELVEEGRVSMDRIDEAVRRILTVKFKLNLFDTPYYDEGMYDKFGSEEFAKDSYDAAVEAVTLLKNNNDILPLSKDSRILVTGPNAHSLTALNGGWSRTWQGTDPQYDTEGKPTVLEALRSRMGESSVSYVEGTSIDSVINIDEAVTAAGNNDVAVVVVGESPYTEKPGDLTDLWLPEAQRNLVEAIAETGTPVIMVLVEGRPRIVSDIEPKTEAVLMGYLPGDEGGNAIADILLGDANPSGKLPITYPRYPNDLVTYDHNYTDQIDPFFGTNAFNPQWEFGHGLSYTTFEYSNMQIESSEFDAAGQTTVSVDVTNTGEHSGKEVVQLYASDLVASITPAVKRLRKFEKIQLDAGETKTVTFTLMPEDLAFVGRDNEWITEAGEFALHIGPLSETIVYKY; encoded by the coding sequence ATGAATACACATCGGACCTTTTCAACCATCCTTACATGCTTAATTGCCATGTTATTCTTCAACACTGCCTATAGCCAGCAATCTTCTCCCTATGATGAGGAGGAAATTGCTGAAAAAGTAGATTCGGTAATGCAAAAAATGACGCTTACCGACAAGGTTGGGGAGATGACCCAGCTTTCAATCGATATGATTTCTGAGGGTCAGCCCTACAACCTGGATGAGCCACATCAGCTGAGCGATGAAAAACTTAAGGAAGTACTGGTAGAGAACCGCGTCGGTTCTATTCTTAATGTGGGCGGACATGCCTACACTGCTGAACACTGGCGAGAAATCATCCGGAAGATACAAGAAGTGGCGATGAACGAGAAGCCAACAGGTATTCCGGTCATTTACGGTATTGATACCATTCACGGAGCGAATTATACGCTGGGCTCCACGCTTTTCCCGCAGCAGATTGCAATTGCAGCTACCTGGGACCCACAATTTGCCTATCGCGGTGCAGAAGTCGGGGCTTATGAAACTCGTGCTTCCTACATTCCCTGGGCCTTCTCACCGGTTCTTGATATCGGCCGGGATGCGCGCTGGCCCAGACTCTGGGAAACATTTGGTGAAGATGTACACCTTGCTAAACAAATGGGCGCTGCCATGGTGGAAGGATACCAGGGCGAAGATGCAGGCGGCCCTTATCATGTTGCGGCTACCATGAAGCACTTTCTGGGTTATAGTCTGCCGATTACCGGGAAAGATCGTACTCAGGCCTGGATACCGGAACGGCAGCTACGCGAATACGTTCTTCCCACTTTTAAAGCAGCTGTCGAATCCGGAGCCCTTACTGTGATGATCAACTCCGGTGAAATGAATGGCATACCCGTTCACACCAACAAAGATATTCTTACCGGGCTGCTTAGAGATGAATTAGGCTTTGAAGGCATTGCAGTAAGCGATTGGGAAGATATCATCTACCTACAGTCGCGCCACAAAGTAGCTAAAACGTATAAGGAAGCAATAGAGTTGGCGGTTAATGCAGGCGTCGATATGAGCATGGTGCCTCTTGACCTGCAGTTTCCTAAATTGTTGAAAGAACTGGTTGAAGAAGGAAGGGTTTCCATGGACCGGATTGACGAAGCGGTTCGCAGAATTCTAACTGTTAAATTCAAGCTCAATCTCTTTGATACCCCCTATTACGATGAGGGAATGTATGATAAATTCGGTTCAGAGGAATTTGCCAAAGACAGCTATGACGCAGCAGTTGAAGCCGTTACCCTGCTAAAAAATAATAATGACATACTGCCACTTTCTAAAGACTCTAGGATACTAGTGACAGGTCCTAATGCCCATTCACTGACGGCACTAAACGGTGGTTGGTCTCGCACCTGGCAGGGTACCGATCCCCAATACGATACCGAAGGTAAGCCTACCGTTTTGGAGGCTCTTCGTTCACGGATGGGTGAATCGTCAGTTTCCTACGTAGAAGGCACTTCTATTGACAGCGTAATCAATATTGATGAAGCCGTCACTGCAGCCGGGAACAACGATGTAGCAGTGGTAGTGGTGGGTGAATCACCTTATACTGAGAAGCCCGGTGACCTGACGGATCTCTGGCTCCCGGAAGCACAGCGTAATTTGGTTGAAGCTATTGCCGAAACCGGTACTCCGGTCATTATGGTATTAGTGGAAGGTCGTCCACGAATTGTCAGTGATATCGAACCCAAAACAGAAGCGGTGCTTATGGGCTATCTTCCGGGTGACGAAGGCGGTAATGCCATTGCCGATATCTTGCTGGGTGATGCCAATCCAAGCGGCAAACTACCTATTACCTACCCGCGGTATCCAAATGACCTGGTTACCTACGATCATAACTACACCGACCAAATTGATCCCTTCTTTGGTACCAACGCCTTCAACCCGCAGTGGGAATTTGGCCACGGACTCAGCTACACAACCTTTGAATACAGCAATATGCAAATTGAGAGCAGTGAGTTTGACGCAGCCGGACAAACGACGGTCAGCGTAGATGTCACCAATACCGGTGAGCATAGCGGCAAGGAAGTGGTCCAGCTCTATGCCAGTGATCTCGTTGCCAGCATAACTCCTGCCGTAAAACGACTGCGAAAATTTGAAAAGATCCAACTGGATGCCGGCGAAACAAAGACCGTTACTTTCACCCTGATGCCGGAAGACCTGGCATTCGTTGGGAGAGATAATGAGTGGATAACCGAAGCGGGGGAATTCGCTCTTCATATAGGTCCACTTAGCGAGACAATTGTTTATAAATACTGA
- a CDS encoding glycoside hydrolase family 16 protein, with the protein MQRVANSSFLLLFSLLFLFSHVSAQKSASDPVDEYELVWSDEFEYTGLPHSSKWTYDVGDGCPDICGWGNNELQFYTEDRLKNARVENGNLIIEAHKEAYEDRDYTSARLLTRNRDAWKYGRFEIRAKLPSGKGTWPAIWLLPEEWEYGGWPESGEIDLMEHVGHEPNRVYATVHTQAFNHVNGTQDTDTLRVPDAEENFHVYVLEWTPEQISWSVDGQQYSTFENRHATYKEWPFDQPFHLILNIAVGGNWGGAQGVDDSIWPQKMIIDYVRVYQN; encoded by the coding sequence ATGCAAAGAGTCGCTAATTCATCCTTCCTCTTATTGTTCTCTCTTCTATTCCTGTTCTCTCATGTATCAGCTCAAAAGAGTGCCTCTGATCCTGTAGATGAATACGAGCTGGTTTGGTCGGATGAATTCGAATATACCGGCTTGCCGCACTCATCAAAATGGACCTATGACGTCGGAGACGGTTGTCCGGATATATGTGGTTGGGGCAATAATGAATTGCAATTTTATACTGAAGATCGTCTTAAAAATGCCAGGGTTGAAAATGGAAACCTGATTATTGAAGCCCATAAGGAAGCCTATGAAGATCGGGATTATACCTCTGCCCGGTTGCTCACAAGAAACCGGGATGCCTGGAAGTATGGCAGGTTTGAGATAAGGGCTAAATTGCCGTCCGGTAAGGGTACCTGGCCGGCAATATGGTTGCTGCCGGAAGAGTGGGAATATGGAGGGTGGCCTGAAAGCGGTGAGATAGATCTCATGGAACATGTAGGTCATGAACCAAACCGGGTCTATGCAACCGTTCATACCCAAGCATTCAATCATGTCAATGGCACCCAGGATACCGACACGTTGAGAGTCCCCGATGCAGAAGAAAATTTCCATGTGTATGTCTTGGAGTGGACCCCGGAACAAATCAGCTGGTCGGTTGATGGTCAGCAATATTCAACTTTTGAAAACCGACATGCCACCTACAAAGAATGGCCTTTCGATCAACCTTTCCACCTTATTTTAAATATTGCCGTTGGTGGCAACTGGGGTGGCGCACAGGGAGTGGACGATAGTATTTGGCCTCAGAAAATGATAATCGATTACGTTCGCGTCTATCAGAATTAA
- a CDS encoding uracil-DNA glycosylase: MSDKTPEELIDEIVHFLKNEREIYGDFSVSDTIHKDNSKDQIETVKHDLQQESQKSSVQDPALQKEDDSKTSKTSRPMKDFESQEGLFNKDESRKVYYQLDKCNTLTELEELCKEADVLRTDLEDTNLVFGVGNPDADLMLIGEAPGAEEDKQGEPFVGAAGQLLDKIMEAINFKREDVYIANILKHRPPNNRNPLPEERKRSLPFLLRQIDLVEPKLILCLGKVSAQTLLNNDDSLRSMRGKFHSFRGKYELMATYHPAALLRNQKWKRPTWEDVQLLRDRYDDLGCKP, from the coding sequence ATGTCAGATAAAACCCCGGAAGAGCTAATAGATGAAATTGTACATTTTCTGAAAAATGAACGGGAGATCTACGGTGACTTTTCTGTAAGCGATACTATTCATAAGGATAATTCGAAAGATCAGATAGAAACAGTCAAGCACGATTTACAACAGGAATCGCAGAAAAGCTCGGTTCAGGATCCGGCACTGCAAAAGGAGGATGATTCCAAGACTTCAAAGACTTCGCGCCCTATGAAGGATTTTGAATCACAGGAAGGCCTTTTCAATAAGGACGAGAGCCGTAAGGTGTATTATCAACTGGATAAATGCAACACCCTGACTGAACTCGAAGAGCTTTGTAAAGAGGCTGATGTACTGAGAACCGATCTCGAAGATACCAACCTGGTGTTCGGAGTCGGTAATCCTGATGCCGACCTGATGCTAATTGGTGAAGCACCCGGTGCCGAGGAGGATAAACAGGGCGAGCCATTTGTGGGTGCTGCTGGACAGCTGCTAGATAAAATCATGGAAGCCATAAACTTTAAACGGGAAGACGTTTATATAGCAAATATACTCAAGCACCGTCCGCCTAATAATCGTAATCCCCTGCCCGAAGAACGCAAGCGAAGTCTCCCTTTCCTACTCAGGCAAATTGATCTTGTTGAGCCTAAACTCATACTCTGCCTGGGAAAAGTTTCTGCCCAAACACTATTGAACAATGACGACTCACTCCGAAGCATGCGGGGCAAGTTTCATTCTTTCAGAGGTAAATACGAATTGATGGCCACCTATCATCCCGCCGCTTTGCTGCGAAACCAAAAATGGAAACGACCGACTTGGGAAGATGTTCAGCTTCTAAGAGATCGCTACGACGATCTTGGCTGTAAACCGTAG
- the mtaB gene encoding tRNA (N(6)-L-threonylcarbamoyladenosine(37)-C(2))-methylthiotransferase MtaB, translating into MKRVALTTLGCKLNYSETLTIQRDFEKAGYDVTDFEEEADIYVINTCSVTQSANSTCRRTVRKALRKNADAFVAVVGCYAQLEPDEIAEIDGVDTVLGAKNKFRLLELFDDFEKRSEPIVYNSDVNEAVDFHNAFSADDRTRAFLKVQDGCSYNCSFCTIPLARGKSRSPEIASVIKNAELLVKDGFKEIVVTGVNAGDFGRGTDEDFFMLIKELDRVKGLERIRFSSVEPNLMHEDIIRYVADSNKIQPHFHMPLQSGSDKMLGLMRRRYQSDLYKSRVELIKRLMPDAAIGVDVITGHPGETDELFRESYDFIDSLPISYLHVFTYSERPNTHALTIEPSVQNSVRKERTHKLRKLSNKKRFEFDSGFRGTVRKVLFEEPQSNGIMYGWTDNYVRVGIPANPRYENKILPVNLGERAKGEYLIGTLTDEASEEQQVIAELVG; encoded by the coding sequence ATGAAACGTGTTGCACTCACAACACTGGGCTGCAAGCTTAACTACTCGGAAACGCTTACGATACAGCGAGATTTTGAGAAAGCCGGCTATGATGTTACCGATTTCGAGGAAGAAGCGGATATTTATGTAATCAATACCTGCTCGGTAACCCAGAGTGCCAACAGTACCTGCAGAAGAACTGTACGTAAAGCCTTAAGGAAAAATGCCGATGCTTTTGTCGCCGTGGTGGGTTGCTATGCCCAGCTTGAACCCGATGAAATTGCAGAAATTGACGGTGTTGATACTGTTTTAGGGGCTAAGAACAAGTTTCGTCTGCTTGAACTATTCGATGATTTTGAAAAACGCAGTGAGCCCATTGTCTATAACAGTGACGTAAATGAAGCGGTTGATTTCCATAATGCATTCTCTGCCGATGACCGAACCCGCGCTTTTCTCAAGGTGCAAGATGGCTGCAGCTATAATTGTTCGTTCTGCACGATTCCTTTAGCCCGTGGGAAAAGCCGAAGCCCTGAGATAGCCTCGGTAATCAAAAATGCTGAGCTGCTTGTAAAAGACGGATTTAAGGAGATAGTAGTTACCGGCGTCAATGCAGGAGATTTCGGTCGGGGAACCGACGAGGATTTCTTCATGCTCATTAAGGAACTGGACCGGGTCAAGGGGCTTGAACGCATCCGATTTTCTTCGGTGGAACCAAATCTGATGCACGAGGATATTATCCGGTATGTGGCCGATTCCAACAAAATTCAACCTCACTTTCATATGCCCTTACAGAGCGGCAGCGATAAAATGCTTGGGTTGATGCGCAGAAGATATCAATCGGATCTCTATAAAAGCCGGGTAGAACTCATTAAAAGACTGATGCCTGATGCTGCAATCGGTGTCGACGTGATCACGGGACATCCGGGAGAAACTGATGAGCTTTTCAGGGAATCTTATGACTTTATCGATTCCCTGCCTATCTCCTATCTGCACGTCTTCACGTATTCCGAACGCCCGAATACCCATGCTCTAACCATTGAACCCTCAGTTCAAAACAGTGTCCGTAAAGAGCGAACTCACAAGCTTAGAAAGCTCTCAAATAAAAAGCGATTTGAGTTTGATTCCGGTTTTAGGGGTACGGTAAGAAAGGTTCTTTTTGAAGAACCGCAAAGCAACGGTATCATGTACGGCTGGACAGATAATTACGTTCGAGTTGGTATTCCCGCCAACCCTCGTTATGAAAATAAGATTCTTCCTGTGAATCTTGGGGAACGCGCCAAAGGTGAGTATCTGATTGGTACACTCACTGATGAAGCCAGTGAAGAACAGCAGGTTATTGCGGAATTGGTAGGCTAA
- the nuoH gene encoding NADH-quinone oxidoreductase subunit NuoH: MEPVTSTSYIVLGTALFMLLNSAALAVYAERRVAAFIQNRVGPNRVGPLGLLQPIADVVKLILKEDVTPAQGYKTLHAIAPIIPVVTALMTAAVIPFGEGLYATDINAGVLYLLAMTSLGVYGVTLAGWSSNSKYSLLGGLRAAAQMISYELPLGMAIASCILFSNSLSLVDVVDSQEYWWNIFRNPIGAVIFIVAAFAEANRTPFDLVEAEQELVGGFHTEYSSMKFGMFFLAEYMHVVIGSMLITTFFFGSYHLPFAGYWLPELSSTWQSVLDVSVFVTKTLLWVFIYIWVRWTIPRFKYNQVMKLGWKRLLPLSIINFIVLAVIIYAWNAFLG; encoded by the coding sequence ATGGAGCCGGTAACAAGTACTTCTTATATAGTTTTAGGAACTGCACTTTTTATGCTGCTAAACTCAGCTGCACTTGCAGTATATGCCGAACGCCGTGTTGCAGCATTTATACAAAACAGGGTTGGTCCTAACCGGGTTGGTCCCTTGGGTCTGTTACAGCCTATTGCTGATGTTGTCAAACTTATTCTTAAAGAGGATGTCACACCTGCACAGGGTTATAAAACACTCCATGCCATAGCACCTATCATTCCCGTAGTTACAGCTTTGATGACTGCGGCCGTTATCCCCTTCGGAGAAGGCCTCTATGCAACCGATATCAATGCCGGCGTTTTGTACCTGCTGGCTATGACCTCCCTCGGTGTATACGGGGTAACATTGGCGGGGTGGTCCTCGAACAGTAAGTATTCACTGCTCGGAGGTCTAAGGGCAGCAGCACAAATGATCAGTTATGAACTGCCCCTTGGAATGGCTATTGCTTCCTGTATTCTATTTTCTAACTCCCTTAGCCTCGTTGATGTAGTTGACTCCCAGGAGTACTGGTGGAATATTTTTCGCAATCCCATAGGTGCCGTGATATTTATTGTTGCCGCATTTGCCGAAGCCAACCGTACACCTTTTGACCTTGTCGAGGCTGAACAGGAGCTTGTAGGCGGTTTTCACACCGAATACAGTTCGATGAAATTCGGAATGTTCTTCCTGGCCGAATACATGCACGTAGTCATCGGAAGTATGCTCATTACAACCTTCTTTTTTGGAAGCTACCATCTGCCTTTCGCCGGATACTGGCTGCCGGAATTGAGCTCTACCTGGCAAAGCGTACTTGATGTATCTGTATTTGTGACGAAAACCCTCCTCTGGGTCTTCATTTATATCTGGGTGCGGTGGACGATTCCACGCTTTAAATATAACCAGGTAATGAAGCTTGGCTGGAAGAGATTGCTACCATTGAGTATTATCAACTTCATTGTATTAGCAGTTATTATTTATGCCTGGAATGCTTTCTTAGGGTAA